In the Campylobacter showae genome, one interval contains:
- a CDS encoding sel1 repeat family protein has translation MGYRDGKGVEKNIDKAVEILSEICQGERFDGCAKLGEIYQDDAYGKKDEAKAYEYYLLAFTKKEHEASGKYRQRRKSLRSKYRARMRVRGLCVLPRKAVR, from the coding sequence ATGGGCTATAGAGACGGCAAAGGCGTAGAGAAAAATATAGACAAAGCCGTCGAAATCCTAAGCGAAATTTGCCAAGGCGAAAGATTTGACGGATGCGCGAAGCTAGGCGAAATCTACCAAGACGACGCCTACGGCAAAAAAGACGAAGCAAAAGCGTACGAGTACTATCTCCTAGCCTTTACGAAAAAAGAGCACGAAGCCTCAGGAAAATACAGACAACGCCGCAAAAGCCTGCGAAGCAAATATCGCGCTAGGATGCGAGTACGCGGGCTCTGCGTACTACCAAGAAAAGCAGTTCGCTAA
- a CDS encoding UDP-N-acetylmuramate dehydrogenase has product MTQLIDFSKFSSVRVGGVHEVAVLESIEDALKPEFAGRVMIGGANNLLVSPNPPPMMMLGGAFDYINLNGDVLSIGAATKSGKIYNFAKKQGIGGFEFLQNIPGTLGGLIKMNAGLCGVSISNSLLAVRLGRGWVERERISFSYRKSGIDEPIFGAEFKILREFDAALAADFAAKRANQPKGASFGSCFVNPPGDYAGRLIEAAGLKGYAIGGAKFSQQHANFIINFNAASFADVTGLINLARERVLEQFGVELKTEVVVI; this is encoded by the coding sequence ATGACGCAGCTTATAGATTTTTCCAAATTTAGCTCGGTGCGAGTGGGCGGCGTGCACGAGGTGGCGGTGCTAGAAAGCATTGAGGACGCTCTAAAACCGGAATTTGCCGGGCGCGTGATGATAGGCGGCGCGAACAACCTACTAGTCTCGCCAAACCCGCCCCCGATGATGATGCTAGGCGGCGCGTTTGATTATATAAACTTAAACGGCGACGTGCTTAGTATCGGTGCTGCGACGAAGTCGGGCAAAATTTACAACTTCGCCAAAAAGCAGGGTATCGGCGGATTTGAGTTTTTGCAAAATATACCTGGTACGCTTGGCGGACTAATAAAAATGAACGCAGGGCTTTGCGGCGTTAGTATCAGCAATAGCCTGCTAGCCGTGCGGCTAGGACGCGGCTGGGTAGAGCGCGAGAGGATAAGCTTTAGCTACCGAAAAAGCGGGATAGATGAGCCGATTTTCGGCGCCGAGTTTAAAATTTTGCGCGAATTTGACGCAGCGCTCGCCGCCGATTTTGCCGCTAAGCGCGCAAATCAACCAAAGGGCGCTAGCTTTGGCAGCTGTTTTGTTAATCCGCCCGGCGACTACGCGGGCAGGCTAATCGAAGCGGCAGGGCTAAAAGGCTACGCGATAGGCGGGGCTAAATTTAGCCAGCAGCACGCAAATTTCATCATAAATTTTAACGCCGCGAGCTTTGCGGACGTGACCGGACTCATAAATTTAGCCCGCGAGCGCGTTTTGGAGCAGTTTGGCGTCGAGCTAAAAACCGAAGTGGTCGTGATTTAG
- the fliQ gene encoding flagellar biosynthesis protein FliQ, producing the protein MMQSTLIELGIETFKIALYLSFPMLLAGLSAGLIISIFQATTQINEMTLSFVPKIILVVVVIIFLMPWMVSMMVDFTTRMIEFIPNFVQ; encoded by the coding sequence CTGATGCAATCAACACTCATAGAACTCGGTATCGAAACATTCAAGATCGCGCTATATCTGAGCTTTCCGATGTTGCTTGCTGGCCTATCGGCGGGCCTTATCATCAGTATATTTCAGGCTACGACGCAGATAAATGAGATGACGCTAAGCTTCGTGCCAAAGATCATTTTAGTCGTCGTCGTGATTATATTTTTGATGCCGTGGATGGTCTCGATGATGGTCGATTTTACTACGCGCATGATAGAGTTTATCCCAAATTTCGTGCAATGA
- a CDS encoding menaquinone biosynthesis family protein — protein MFKHINVAHSPDADDIFMYKAIDFGWVSSKNLKFSATALDIQTLNDEAPKGTYEATAISFALYPLICDEYALLRTAVSFGEGYGPKLVKKKGAVLKRNFKVALSGKHTTNALLFRMAYPQARIVYKNFLEIEGAVLSGEVDAGVLIHESILDFSDELCVEREIWDIWSELAGENLPLPLGGMAVRRSLPITDAVECERVLTEGVRIATAHKPFLSNMLLERNLIRVDKEKLKTYLNLYANDSSVSMNETQLKAVDRLFALGYERGFYPLPIKAENYLVPTEYNDIRFS, from the coding sequence ATTTTTAAGCATATAAACGTCGCTCACTCGCCCGATGCCGACGATATTTTTATGTATAAGGCGATTGATTTTGGCTGGGTGAGTTCAAAAAATCTAAAATTTAGCGCCACCGCGCTTGACATCCAGACGCTAAACGACGAGGCGCCAAAGGGCACTTATGAGGCCACGGCAATCAGCTTCGCGCTATATCCGCTCATCTGCGACGAATACGCGCTTTTGCGCACGGCAGTGAGCTTTGGCGAGGGCTACGGACCAAAGCTCGTCAAGAAAAAGGGCGCGGTTTTAAAACGAAATTTCAAGGTCGCGCTAAGCGGCAAGCACACGACAAACGCCCTGCTTTTTCGCATGGCATACCCGCAGGCGCGCATAGTTTATAAAAACTTCCTAGAAATCGAGGGCGCGGTCTTAAGCGGCGAGGTGGACGCGGGCGTGCTGATACACGAGAGTATTTTGGATTTTTCGGACGAGCTTTGCGTGGAGCGCGAGATCTGGGATATCTGGAGCGAGCTAGCTGGCGAAAATCTACCGCTGCCGCTAGGAGGCATGGCGGTTCGCCGCAGCCTGCCGATAACGGACGCCGTCGAGTGCGAGCGCGTGCTAACGGAGGGCGTACGTATCGCCACCGCGCATAAGCCCTTTTTGTCGAACATGCTTCTCGAGCGAAATCTCATCCGCGTCGATAAAGAAAAGCTAAAAACCTACCTAAATCTCTACGCAAACGATAGCTCCGTATCTATGAACGAAACGCAGCTAAAGGCGGTAGATAGGCTCTTTGCGCTTGGTTATGAGCGCGGATTTTACCCACTACCGATCAAGGCCGAAAACTATCTCGTGCCGACCGAGTACAACGATATAAGGTTTAGCTGA
- a CDS encoding DNA adenine methylase produces the protein MENQAYLKEQILTYLGNKRSLLGFIEQGVNIAKEVLGKEKLSCCDLFSGSGIVSRFLKSHASFIVANDLELYSRVTNECYLANADAGFKKELDFWHEKLTREIGANLCEGFICELYAPKDEANISATDRVFYTRKNAAYIDTARQIIEALVPQQLRVFFVAPLLYSASVHANTSGIFKGFHKNKDGLGQFGGRGKHALSRITADISLLKPVFSNFNVEFNVQRQDANELAAELPPLDLVYLDPPYNQHPYGSNYFMLNLIASYERPSEISRVSGIARGWNRSVFNQKSAAAPAFFELISKLKAKFVLISFNSEGFIAREEFSENLAGLGEVQILEQKYNAFRGSRNLASRPTHVSELLYVLKKA, from the coding sequence ATGGAAAATCAGGCGTATTTAAAAGAGCAAATTTTAACTTATCTTGGCAACAAACGCTCGCTTTTAGGCTTCATCGAACAAGGCGTAAATATCGCAAAAGAGGTGCTCGGTAAAGAAAAGCTAAGCTGCTGCGACCTTTTCAGCGGTAGCGGTATCGTGTCGCGGTTTTTAAAATCCCACGCAAGCTTCATCGTCGCAAACGACCTGGAGCTTTATAGTCGCGTAACAAACGAGTGCTACCTAGCTAACGCGGACGCGGGATTTAAAAAAGAGCTTGATTTTTGGCATGAAAAACTAACGCGCGAAATCGGCGCAAATTTGTGTGAGGGCTTTATCTGTGAGCTTTACGCACCAAAAGACGAGGCAAATATCTCGGCGACGGACCGCGTCTTTTACACGAGAAAAAACGCCGCCTATATAGACACCGCGCGCCAGATTATCGAGGCGCTAGTGCCGCAGCAGCTGCGCGTTTTTTTCGTCGCTCCGCTGCTGTATTCAGCCAGCGTGCACGCCAACACCAGCGGTATTTTCAAGGGTTTTCATAAAAACAAGGACGGCCTTGGGCAGTTTGGCGGACGCGGCAAGCACGCGCTATCTCGCATCACGGCAGACATCAGCCTGCTTAAGCCCGTTTTTTCAAATTTTAACGTCGAATTTAACGTGCAAAGGCAAGACGCAAATGAGCTTGCCGCCGAGCTTCCGCCGCTTGATCTAGTCTATCTTGATCCGCCGTATAACCAGCATCCGTACGGCTCGAACTACTTTATGTTAAATTTGATCGCTAGCTATGAGCGTCCGAGCGAAATCTCGCGGGTTTCTGGTATCGCTAGAGGCTGGAACCGCTCGGTGTTTAATCAAAAATCAGCCGCCGCGCCCGCGTTTTTCGAGCTAATCTCAAAACTAAAAGCCAAATTCGTGCTTATCTCGTTTAACTCCGAGGGCTTCATCGCGCGCGAGGAATTTAGCGAAAATTTAGCCGGGCTTGGCGAAGTGCAAATTTTGGAGCAAAAATACAACGCCTTTCGCGGTAGCAGAAATCTAGCCAGCCGCCCGACGCACGTTAGCGAGCTGCTTTACGTTTTAAAAAAGGCGTAA
- the recA gene encoding recombinase RecA, whose product MAKEKEEKKIVPPTNDSDKKKALDAALKQIDKAFGKGTLIRLGDKQVEAIDSISTGSLGLDLALGIGGIPKGRIIEVYGPESSGKTTLTLHIIAEAQKAGATCAFIDAEHALDVKYAANLGVDTENLYVSQPDFGEQALEIVENLARSGAVELIVVDSVAALTPKSEIEGDMGDQHVGLQARLMSQALRKLAGVVHKMNTTVIFINQIRMKIGAMGYGTPETTTGGNALKFYASVRLDVRKIATLKQNEEPIGNRTKVKVVKNKVAPPFKTAEFDIMFGEGISRDGEIIDYGVKLDIIDKSGAWFSYKAAKIGQGRENAKAYLKEHPEISDEIVATIKSSIGLDKLISGAGGKDSDDESESIEENTEE is encoded by the coding sequence ATGGCAAAAGAAAAAGAAGAGAAAAAGATAGTCCCGCCGACAAATGATTCGGACAAGAAAAAGGCCTTAGACGCGGCTTTAAAGCAGATAGACAAAGCGTTTGGCAAAGGTACGCTAATCCGCCTTGGCGACAAGCAAGTCGAGGCCATAGATAGTATCTCGACCGGCTCGCTAGGACTTGACCTAGCCCTTGGTATCGGCGGTATCCCAAAGGGTCGTATCATCGAGGTTTACGGGCCTGAGAGCTCGGGTAAGACGACTCTAACCCTACACATCATCGCCGAAGCGCAAAAAGCGGGAGCCACGTGCGCCTTTATCGACGCCGAGCACGCGCTAGACGTGAAATACGCGGCAAATTTGGGCGTAGATACCGAAAATCTCTACGTCAGCCAGCCCGATTTTGGCGAGCAGGCGCTTGAGATCGTAGAAAACCTCGCTAGAAGCGGCGCGGTCGAGCTTATCGTAGTCGATAGCGTCGCGGCTCTAACGCCAAAAAGCGAGATCGAGGGAGATATGGGCGATCAGCACGTAGGTCTGCAAGCTCGTCTAATGAGCCAGGCGCTACGCAAACTCGCGGGCGTCGTACACAAGATGAACACGACCGTGATATTTATCAACCAAATTCGTATGAAAATCGGCGCTATGGGTTACGGTACGCCTGAGACCACTACGGGCGGTAACGCGCTTAAATTTTACGCATCCGTGCGCCTAGACGTGCGAAAAATCGCCACGCTAAAACAAAACGAAGAGCCTATCGGCAACCGCACGAAGGTAAAAGTCGTGAAAAACAAGGTCGCACCTCCGTTTAAAACGGCGGAATTCGACATAATGTTCGGCGAGGGTATCAGCCGCGACGGCGAGATCATCGACTACGGCGTGAAGCTTGATATCATCGATAAAAGCGGCGCATGGTTTAGCTACAAAGCCGCTAAAATCGGCCAAGGCCGCGAAAACGCAAAAGCCTATCTCAAAGAGCACCCCGAGATATCAGACGAGATCGTAGCTACGATAAAAAGCTCGATCGGCCTAGATAAGCTAATAAGCGGCGCGGGCGGCAAAGATAGCGACGACGAAAGCGAAAGCATAGAAGAAAATACGGAGGAATAA